The following are from one region of the Paenibacillus bovis genome:
- a CDS encoding fibronectin type III domain-containing protein encodes MSRNKGLTRYVSIMMIVLLLCSMMPVTQTEAAPAAAAAGLTEMPILTGTRITTEPQGELSGEAWTRLATGGGWFTNEQKAIITLRFSQKTHLQAVTTQYFSESANDNVDYRVEGQDGGKWKNIDAMQPQRSEKGHYRAVTPGSYDAIRLIYSAVEVKKAPYRTIELSTIHLFSDHSYIADLAAEPVNGSEAALRWTPVPGAEKYIVRYGPELRNYTNTIELLPGDIQPGNRWIIPNLPREQITHVLVAPVVNGQTGNYSADQCLLITDASVFPQGTRFGVDYPDGGNSFAGSIGDGDINQTWGSATYYKQKRLTYFMDFPIPLYVSSLQLIAAVPRDTRVNYTVYGWKEGQRNRIGQQSYDLTKKPGPVLLETLFVRPDRYDRITVVAESIDGNEMYEIMFYAGSVSSVDGMQAKGGNGQASIQWNRVKGADYYVINYQSLFFPDSGSIKVPASAYTGYILSGLRNGQKYNVTVSAHVRGNMTNPSDTAVIAISAPASGQPVPAGTILSGTGEHDWDIEYAIDGNLSSAYQLQSGHSLGLLFPKVVDLTAVQITSYLPKTHSHVEQKFTIYGLQGKQWIRIGSGQLDAIDVTQQFGYTSLNKDVLLEDPIAVTPGQYEGIMITTEEAVNSGILLNFNIGEVHLVYGPSSNNQDSVTVNTYGAVTVSTDTYTR; translated from the coding sequence ATGAGTAGAAACAAGGGGTTAACGCGTTACGTATCCATAATGATGATCGTTCTGCTGCTGTGCAGTATGATGCCGGTAACGCAGACAGAAGCAGCACCAGCTGCAGCGGCAGCAGGCCTGACAGAAATGCCGATTTTGACCGGTACACGTATCACCACCGAGCCGCAGGGAGAATTAAGCGGTGAAGCATGGACCCGCCTCGCAACCGGTGGCGGCTGGTTTACCAATGAACAGAAAGCCATTATTACACTGCGCTTTTCACAAAAAACGCATCTTCAAGCTGTGACTACCCAATATTTTAGCGAGTCCGCCAATGACAATGTGGATTACCGGGTGGAAGGACAGGACGGCGGCAAATGGAAAAATATCGACGCCATGCAGCCGCAGCGCAGCGAGAAAGGTCATTATCGTGCAGTCACTCCAGGCAGCTATGATGCTATTCGACTGATTTACTCTGCTGTCGAAGTGAAAAAGGCACCGTACCGAACAATTGAGTTGTCCACGATCCATCTATTTTCGGATCATTCGTATATTGCCGATCTGGCCGCAGAGCCGGTAAATGGCAGTGAAGCGGCTCTGCGCTGGACACCGGTACCAGGCGCTGAAAAGTATATTGTTCGCTATGGTCCAGAGCTGCGCAATTACACCAATACGATAGAACTGCTGCCCGGAGATATACAGCCCGGCAACCGCTGGATCATACCGAATTTGCCCAGAGAGCAGATTACCCATGTGCTGGTCGCTCCGGTAGTCAATGGTCAGACAGGCAACTATTCCGCCGATCAATGCCTGCTGATCACGGATGCTTCTGTTTTTCCACAGGGAACCCGATTCGGGGTGGATTATCCGGACGGAGGCAACTCCTTTGCGGGCAGTATCGGTGACGGTGATATCAACCAGACATGGGGATCAGCAACCTATTACAAGCAGAAAAGACTGACCTATTTTATGGATTTCCCGATTCCCCTGTATGTCAGTTCGCTGCAGCTGATAGCAGCTGTTCCAAGAGATACCCGCGTGAATTATACTGTCTACGGCTGGAAGGAAGGACAGCGTAATAGGATAGGGCAACAATCGTACGATCTGACCAAAAAGCCGGGTCCGGTATTACTGGAGACCCTGTTCGTGAGACCGGATCGGTATGACCGGATTACCGTAGTAGCCGAATCCATAGATGGCAATGAAATGTATGAGATTATGTTCTATGCCGGTTCAGTAAGTAGTGTCGACGGTATGCAGGCGAAAGGAGGGAATGGACAAGCATCCATTCAATGGAATCGGGTTAAGGGCGCCGATTATTATGTGATCAATTATCAATCACTCTTTTTCCCGGATAGCGGTTCTATCAAGGTGCCAGCTAGTGCGTATACCGGCTATATCCTGTCGGGACTTCGAAATGGGCAAAAATATAACGTGACGGTCAGTGCACACGTTCGCGGAAATATGACCAATCCATCCGATACGGCAGTGATAGCGATCTCGGCACCTGCGAGCGGTCAGCCTGTTCCAGCGGGGACGATTCTGAGCGGTACCGGCGAGCATGATTGGGATATCGAATATGCGATAGATGGTAATTTGAGTTCCGCTTATCAGCTGCAATCCGGGCACTCTCTGGGATTGTTATTTCCCAAAGTGGTCGATCTTACCGCTGTACAAATTACGAGTTATCTTCCCAAAACGCATAGTCATGTTGAACAGAAATTTACGATTTATGGGCTGCAGGGCAAGCAATGGATTCGTATCGGTAGCGGCCAGCTGGACGCTATAGATGTGACTCAGCAGTTCGGCTACACATCATTGAATAAAGATGTTCTGCTTGAAGATCCGATTGCTGTTACACCTGGCCAGTATGAGGGAATCATGATTACTACGGAAGAAGCTGTTAACAGCGGTATACTTTTGAATTTTAATATTGGCGAAGTTCATCTGGTGTACGGGCCGAGCAGCAATAATCAGGATAGTGTAACCGTGAATACGTATGGTGCAGTTACCGTATCGACAGATACGTACACCCGATAA